One Candidatus Methylomirabilota bacterium DNA window includes the following coding sequences:
- a CDS encoding ABC transporter permease: MKIYILKRVIIAGVTLLGMSMLIFVLMRLAPGNITDIIFESAGYVDEADRHRLEAELGIDKPVAIQYLNWLGDFVRGDLGKSYRYELPAWDVIKPRLPVTLELAVLALGFSVLLGVPTGVISAVRRGRPVDYALRVFSLAGLSMPSFWLGMIVILLLVRSLGWIPSMTYVSPFDNLGANLFQFLLPALAVGYRSSALIMRITRSTMLEVLREDYIRTAWAKGQRSTQVVWRHAFKNASLPVITLIGIEFAFLIGGLIVTETVFNLPGVARYLVDAIQGRDYPIVQNLAMLIAVVVVTANLVVDLLYTWLDPRIKYGQA; the protein is encoded by the coding sequence GTGAAGATCTACATCCTCAAGCGGGTGATCATCGCGGGCGTGACCCTGCTGGGCATGTCCATGCTCATCTTCGTGCTGATGCGGCTGGCCCCCGGCAACATCACCGACATCATCTTCGAGTCGGCCGGCTACGTGGACGAGGCCGACCGGCATCGCCTGGAAGCCGAGCTCGGCATCGACAAGCCAGTGGCCATCCAGTACCTCAACTGGCTCGGCGACTTCGTCCGCGGCGACCTCGGCAAGTCGTACCGCTACGAGCTGCCCGCCTGGGACGTGATCAAGCCGCGCCTGCCGGTCACCCTGGAGCTGGCGGTGCTGGCCCTCGGCTTCTCGGTGCTGCTCGGGGTGCCCACCGGGGTGATCAGCGCGGTCCGCCGCGGCCGGCCGGTGGACTACGCGCTCCGGGTCTTCTCGCTCGCCGGGCTGTCGATGCCCTCGTTCTGGCTCGGCATGATCGTCATCCTGCTGCTGGTTCGCTCGCTCGGCTGGATCCCGTCGATGACCTACGTCTCCCCGTTCGACAACCTGGGGGCCAACCTCTTCCAGTTCCTGCTCCCCGCGCTCGCGGTCGGCTACCGCAGCTCCGCCCTGATCATGCGCATCACCCGCTCTACCATGCTGGAGGTGCTGCGGGAGGACTACATCCGCACCGCGTGGGCCAAGGGCCAGCGGAGCACGCAGGTGGTGTGGCGGCACGCGTTCAAGAACGCGTCGCTGCCGGTGATCACCCTGATCGGCATCGAGTTCGCGTTCCTGATCGGCGGCCTGATCGTCACCGAGACGGTGTTCAACCTGCCCGGGGTGGCCCGCTACCTGGTGGACGCCATCCAGGGCCGCGACTACCCGATCGTGCAGAACCTGGCGATGCTGATCGCGGTGGTGGTGGTGACCGCCAACCTCGTGGTCGACCTGCTGTACACGTGGCTCGACCCCCGCATCAAGTACGGGCAGGCGTGA
- a CDS encoding ABC transporter permease, which translates to MAINAIEVAVPERHLAERTWRAAVWLFVRKNPLGALGGLLMVLLIVAAIFADVLATHNPVRTSGRVLVPPGAEFWLGTDNLGRDLWSRVVHGSRISLLVGLASTLLGAGTGGLIGLVSGYLGGKVDLIAQRLMDIMQALPILVLALVMAAALGPSLMNTIIAISVVIVPRAARLIRSSVLAIREFVYIESARAMGVSHRRVAFRHILPNTVGPFIVLVTAQLGGAILGEAALSYLGLGVPEPYPSWGRMLSIAAAEYAQKAPWLVIFPGLAISLAVFGTNLLGDALRDKLDPRLRGS; encoded by the coding sequence ATGGCGATCAACGCCATCGAGGTCGCGGTCCCCGAGCGGCATCTCGCGGAGCGCACGTGGCGCGCCGCGGTCTGGCTGTTCGTGCGAAAGAATCCGCTGGGCGCGCTCGGGGGCCTGCTGATGGTGCTGCTGATCGTGGCCGCGATCTTCGCCGACGTGCTCGCGACCCACAACCCGGTGCGGACCTCCGGCCGCGTGCTGGTGCCGCCGGGCGCCGAGTTCTGGCTCGGCACCGACAATCTCGGCCGCGATCTCTGGAGCCGCGTGGTGCACGGCTCGCGCATCTCGCTGCTGGTCGGCCTCGCCTCCACGCTGCTCGGAGCCGGAACGGGCGGGCTGATCGGGCTCGTCTCGGGCTACCTGGGCGGCAAGGTCGACCTGATCGCCCAGCGGCTCATGGACATCATGCAGGCCCTTCCGATCCTGGTGCTGGCCCTCGTCATGGCCGCCGCGCTCGGGCCGTCACTCATGAACACGATCATCGCGATCTCGGTGGTGATCGTGCCGCGGGCCGCGCGCCTGATCCGCTCGAGCGTGCTCGCCATCCGCGAGTTCGTCTACATCGAGTCGGCGCGCGCGATGGGGGTGAGCCATCGGCGGGTCGCCTTCCGCCACATCCTGCCCAACACGGTGGGGCCCTTCATCGTGCTCGTGACCGCGCAGCTGGGCGGGGCGATCCTCGGCGAGGCCGCGCTCTCCTACCTGGGCCTCGGGGTGCCCGAGCCCTATCCGTCGTGGGGGCGGATGCTCTCCATCGCGGCCGCCGAGTACGCGCAAAAGGCGCCGTGGCTGGTGATCTTCCCCGGGCTCGCCATCAGCCTCGCGGTGTTCGGCACCAACCTGCTGGGCGACGCCCTCCGCGACAAGCTCGACCCGCGTCTGCGCGGCTCCTGA